TGCATCCACTGGGGAAGATCGTCGTCGCCGGGCTGGCCCTGGTCGTTTTCGGCGGTACGGCGTACGGCTACGCGAACCTCCGCGCTCTCGACGAGGTGACGCGGGACAGCGTCATCGACGCCGAAGGCGAGACGAAGCCGGGGGAGCAGCCCGCCGACGGCTCGCTCGACATCCTGCTCGTCGGGCGGGACTCCCGGAACGATCAACAGGGCAAGCCGTTGGCGCCGGAGATGCTGCGCGAGCTGCGGGTCGGCGCCAACGGCGACGACCTCACCGACACCCTGATGGTGCTGCGGATCCCGAACGGCACCAAGGAGGTGAAAGCGTTCTCCATTCCCCGGGACAGCTACGTCTCGATGCCGGGCGGGAAGGGGAAGATCAACTCCGCGTTCGGGCGGGCGAAGGCGGCCGAAGCGCGGCGGCTGCGCACCGCGGGCGAGTCCGACAAGGCGAAGATCGACCAGGGCGCGCTCACGGCCGGGCGGCGCGCGACGCGCCAGGCGGTCGAGGACCTCACCGGGGTGAAGATCGACCACTACGCCGAAGTCAACCTGCTCAGCTTCTACGAGATCAGCAAGGCCATCGGCGGCGTCGACGTCTGCCTGAAGGCAGCCACGAAGGACGAGAACTCGGGCGCGGACTTCCAGGCCGGTCCGCAGCGCATCTCGGGTGCGGACGCACTCGCCTTCGTCCGGCAGCGCGACGGTCTCCCCGGCACGGACCTGGCCCGCGTGCGGCGCCAGCAGGTGTTCCTCGCCGGGCTGGCGCGGCAGGTGCTGTCGGCGGGCACGCTGGCCGACCCGGGGAAGCTCTCGGACCTCATCGAGGCGGTGAAGCGCTCGGTGGTGCTGGACGATTCGTGGAACCTGCTCGACTTCGTCGCCCAGATGCGCGGAGTCAGCGGCGGGGGGATCCAGTTCGCGACGATCCCCGTGGCGAACGTCGACTACCGGTACGACCCGGCCAACCCGAAAGCCACGGCGGTGCAGGTGGACCCGGCTGCGGTGAAGTCCTTCGCCGCGAGCCTGATCGGTTCCGCCGCACCCAAGAACTCCGCCGCACCCAAGAACACTGCCGCGCCCAAGAGGCCGGCCGCCGCCCCGGTCACGGTCGACGTCTCCAACGCGAGCCCGAAGGAGGGGCTGGCGGCCCGCGTGGGCGGGTTCCTGGAGCA
This window of the Amycolatopsis balhimycina FH 1894 genome carries:
- a CDS encoding LCP family protein, whose protein sequence is MHPLGKIVVAGLALVVFGGTAYGYANLRALDEVTRDSVIDAEGETKPGEQPADGSLDILLVGRDSRNDQQGKPLAPEMLRELRVGANGDDLTDTLMVLRIPNGTKEVKAFSIPRDSYVSMPGGKGKINSAFGRAKAAEARRLRTAGESDKAKIDQGALTAGRRATRQAVEDLTGVKIDHYAEVNLLSFYEISKAIGGVDVCLKAATKDENSGADFQAGPQRISGADALAFVRQRDGLPGTDLARVRRQQVFLAGLARQVLSAGTLADPGKLSDLIEAVKRSVVLDDSWNLLDFVAQMRGVSGGGIQFATIPVANVDYRYDPANPKATAVQVDPAAVKSFAASLIGSAAPKNSAAPKNTAAPKRPAAAPVTVDVSNASPKEGLAARVGGFLEQHGFTQGTPKTTGSRRTSLVRFGPDLAARGAEVAKLLGGLATQESASVPAGHIEVILGTVYSGPGVAGGGGAPAGPGDEPITSNGVVCVN